TCTTTAAGGGGAGAATCTAATCTAATCTAATACTAATCCTATTAGTTTTCGGGATTAAATAGTACTATCGTATTTGGAGCATGACTGTCTGGGCAATAGCATGAGCtccaaaaaataatatcaaaacATAATCCAAAGCTTAAGGTTCGAAAGTTCgagtgttaaaaaaaaaaaaatatgttgattATTCTTGACGCTCCAGACCTCAGGAAAATATGACAAGGAATACAAATCAATAGATTAAAAGACGCAAATGGACAACTGATCGCCATACAAAACCCCATATGGCAAAGGATTAAACCAGTGATTGATTAAACTGCTtataattcatgaatttaaatgaatctttgaacttgAATGAATGACTCTAAAACTGTTTTCTGAAGATTATTGATTGGTCAAAGATTTttagtaaataaaaacataaaaacgttTAATTGATACTAGATTCGGTCATTGACACACGCAGTCCAACTGATGCCTTTTCCTTTCAACTCGACGAATTTCGATTTGTTCCTTCTCGTCGACTTCTTGATACACCTTCCATCTCAATCCCTATCCTCTGGTTCGTTTTTAGAACACATTGCCACTGCATGCATTgctttcaatttcaactttCCTATAGGCCACTTCCGACCTCGTTTTCTAGCATTATCTACCTTTGATATAAAATTTCAACCTAACGAATCCATTAACTAAAATTAACACCTACAGTATACTTTAAGCCCATATTGTGTATTCCTGTTTGGGTatactaatttaaaaaatactctaaataacacatttttttcttaaaaacaacaattgaTACGTAGCAtttgtaaaaaattaaaaaactgaTACTTTATACAACTTACAGGTAAATTGACGCGAAATTAAGAGATTTGATAACTATCTTTAAATGTCCAATGAAAACCCTACACAAACGTTAACTTATGCATAAGATCTATTTTTTCAGGTAATCTTAATCAACTATAGTTCTTCAAAAGCCTCAGTAGTTTGacaattttaatttgatattGGTGCCGCTCATCTGACCTTAAACGCAATATGTTGGAGTTCCTCAGAAAGggctaaaaagaaaaaagaaagtaacTCTTTTTTTCGAAGCGTTGAGTTTGATCTTTTACCTCAATTGTCGCATTTTAGCTCTTTAGTGCTCTGCAATTCTGCAAACTATTTCACAACCAAAGTAGGCCTCATCCTCGACGGAATGTCCGTAGCGACCTGAAATTAATTAGCAACCTGAAACGAAAATAGaaacaatgaataataaaGCACAAGACAGAATAACATCCAACGCAAGCAACGATTTCTATCCGAAACAGGAAGGAACATTCCTTTTTCACTGCATGTTCCTTCGCGCTTGCCGAGGTTTATTGTTCTAATTCATTTTTAACTTCATACGTACCTCGAGAATAGGCAAACTAAAGCAGATCAACGAGGAAAAGGTGCAGCTCAGCACGCCTGCCGGTCAGCGGCCAGCGGTTGGATCGTCGGCTGTTGCCGGCGTCACCACGGGctacaaaacgaaacgatcgctcaACAACTCCGACCGACGGACGCTGCTGTACAACTACTACTCGCGCGGACTGGCCCCGATGTACGACAAGCGCAACTTTGACGAGATTGATCGGTTCGCACGGTTCAACGGTAAGCGCAATCTGGACTACGAGCCGTCGTACACCGGTTCGATGGACCACGGCTACAATGGACGCTTCAGCAAGCGCAACTTTGACGAAATTGATCGTTTCAATGGTAAGCGGCGCCACTATTCAGCTGTTAAGCAGCGTGTAAGTGATTTCCCGTACTCTTTCCCCTTCACAGCTGGCTTCAACTACCGCCTGAATGGGGACGAAATGGCAACGATCGGCAAGCGAAACTTTGACGAAATTGATCGATTTGGGCGGTTCGCCTTCAACAAGCGATACTTCCCGGAGGTGAATGATCTCAGCCCCGGTAACAATCTCAAGCATGATCTCTCGGAAGACATGGCCGTCATTAATGAGTACTCGCAGTAAGCAGGCGTTTCACCGCCGTGCGGAGCCGTCGTTACGACAGCAATTCGACAGAAAGACACGAAATATTGCCCGCCCCTTTTGCACCATCCCGGCTAAGCAGCACACCGAGGTACTTTCCTTTAGTTTCGTTAACAAAACATGTAATTGTAACACGGTCGTCGGCTAGGCGATCTTTAGAAAATGTGAACCCCCTGCTAATGGCAACAGCACAACATGGAACGGATCGTGCAGGAGCTACGCAAGAGACGGACCGCTAGTGTAATGCTTGTTTGGTTGGTACGGAGTTACACCCATATGAAGGCTAAGAGCATCCATTAAAACAGAGCGAAACCAGTTCACTacttgtaataaaaaaaagtataacaaaaaaaaaacaaacaattctaccaattataaatattttcgaTGGAGTGATATTATGAAAGCGGATGGATAAAACGTTACCTAAACATAAGTTTGCAAATAATGTGTAAAATGAAgtatgaaaacaaagcaaaataaacaaaataaaaaaaataaacaaaaaataaacaaaaaaatggacaaaaccaaaacaaagcccAGCTTAACTTGCATAAAATTGctaaataaaaagcaaaacttttGCTGATTGATGTGTTTGCAACTCTGATATGGGATCGATTATATCTACATTACAATTGAATagtatttaacaaaaaaacacctcttcaaactaatttaattttctattttaaacaaattactCTCATTTCTTTCTCCGCTAGGCAGAACGATTTGGGAAACGCTATTGGAAATATTGTTCGCACCTTTGCCAAGCGCatgttgttttccattttgctggcattttgttgctttattaCCACTCCTTGTGTTCACGCGATTTTAATGTTGCTCTTGCGTgcacgggtgtgtgtgtgtgtgtttgtgtgttactACTTAACTtgggttaatttttttttcctattttcccTATCCGCAAAATGGTTCGTCCTTACATAGTTTCCGCATGTTGTCCATCCGTCGTACCTATCCGTCCTTAACTGATTATGCGCTATCCCAGGGGGGGTTTTACTTACTAAATATCATCCTGATGCAATCCTGTGGCAGGGACGTTGATGAGTTTTGTTCAATGTACACTTACGTACCTCTCTATCCGTCGTAATGTAGCAAGTAGTTTgagtttggaaaaaaatgatcaaaagaACACGCTAAATGTGTTCTTGTCCTGTATTAGGCTTGCACTTGAGCACTCAAACCTGTTGCACTCTGAAAGATTCTGCCTGCTCTACTGCTGCTTTAATGCTAATGCTAATAAGAGTGTATCCTGATGCGATTTCATCTAGCTGAAGTTTGCTCCATGTAAGAAACCTTTCGTTTGTCCTATCCGTCCCTTGCTCTCGCCCTGTGGCTCTGTGTATTAGTTGTTCCCCCATTAGCCCATTAGCATTTACACTAAATAACTTGAGTGTGCTCTTGTGTCATGATCAGGACCCTAAACTACCCGCCGTTTAAAATTGCGgtgcaaaattttcaaatggtTCAACCGCGACCCAACAAATCCCTACAAACAATACCGCAACTATATCTTATTCCGCCATGCAGCGTTCCGTGAGGTGAGAGATTGCCTGCCCTGCAATGGGAATTAATTAAGGCGCAAAACATTTAACACTAACACTATCCCATCGAATtcgtgctgttttttttgtggcagtAGTATGTGTGGTGTGAATTACTTCTATACGGCTCGCTCTGCTCCGCTAGCCGAACACAGTCCACGCCATGCCGTGGATACCTCATCCTGTATGTCATTTGCTGCCAATACCGATCAGCGCTTCGTCCATCAGATCGTCATCcagtccaccaccaccacccccggTGCCACCGTGCGTGGAAGATGCATTGGAGTGGGGTGAGGTGAAGGCTAGCGGGGAGGGAGCCGGCGACTTGACGATGTGCACCGAGACGGATGCCGGCGAGGGAAGGTTGTTTAGTGCCGGGGTCGTTCCACCGACAACGTGGTTGTTCAGATGATTGCTATGATGGTGAAGGTGATTATTGAGCAGACTGTTAGGGGGCGGCAgcacaccaccgccaccactaCCAGCGCCACCCTTTGCGGCCAGTGCCGCTATAAGCTGCTGTGTGCTGGCACTGTCCAACGATAGGGAACCGGCCACGGGAGATTGTCCACCGACCGCACTCATCgcactcatcatcatcatcgacgcCATCGTGGTAACTGCGGGCGGAGCGCTAGCATCGCCGCTACCTCCACCGCCAATTCCATCCTGCGACGAGTGCGAGTGGTTCGATATCGTGCTGCTGGGTCGTGAGGGTGGCCGCATTAACGACCCGGCACCGGATCCCGCTTCGCCATCGTTCGATGCACTGCCGGAAACGGGCGACGGAAACGGTGGTAACACCATCGAGCCGGTTGTCGTCGGCGTCCCCGGTGCCGATCCCGTCCCGGATCGAAACCCATCTCGACTGGCGCTTCCGGAAAGCATCCCGGGAGAGGCACGTCCAGCCGAAGGAAACATACTTCCATCGGAGCTGTTGGATTTACTCTGCAGGGAACCATCACTGCCAAACATCTTCTGGACAATGTTGGGCAGCAGTGGATGAAGCCCGGCTCCGGCACCATCGACAGACGTTCCCGCCGGTCCAGTACCCGATGCGGTCATTTTGGTACCACTCTTAGCCGCAGCGCCAAGCAAATCGGAAAGCAACCGTGCACTTGCATCACCAGACGGAGACGTAGCGAACGTTCTTAACGGCGACGAGCCGACCGATTGTGGCGTAGAAGATGTGATAGGGTTCTGTGGCTTCTGTTTCCTCGCTGCAGGATCCTTCATGCTCTTTGTGCCCTCATTACCGTCGCTGTGACCGGTGCTGCCGGGAGTCGAATTGTTATTGGAGCGTGCTGATAACTTCGGTATTTGAAACTTTGTGTCAAGAGACTTCGCAAAGCCCTCCATATTGCCCATCCCGCCGGTGGGGTAGCCGAGCATCTTCATAATCGATATCGGGTTGAC
The Anopheles moucheti chromosome 2, idAnoMoucSN_F20_07, whole genome shotgun sequence genome window above contains:
- the LOC128297854 gene encoding uncharacterized protein LOC128297854; translation: MVKLHFVCGVLLLAFLGWAHGLPVKEQLELEEVLTKLQELRRLNDGKLKQINEEKVQLSTPAGQRPAVGSSAVAGVTTGYKTKRSLNNSDRRTLLYNYYSRGLAPMYDKRNFDEIDRFARFNGKRNLDYEPSYTGSMDHGYNGRFSKRNFDEIDRFNAGFNYRLNGDEMATIGKRNFDEIDRFGRFAFNKRYFPEVNDLSPGNNLKHDLSEDMAVINEYSQ